The nucleotide window TCCGCCTCGCGCAGAATCTTCACCATCTGCTCTTCCGTAAACCGACTCTTCTTCATGGGGGCTTCCTTTCCGTCGGAAGCCATTCTCTCTCAAGAATCAGTCGGTCCGAGAATCGGCCAGCAGGTCAGCGGGGGTACGAGGTGGCCTGGTTCTCGGGGCAGCACGACGAGGTCGCGGGGGAAGAGGCGCGGCTCGGGATCGAGCGTGCGAGCCACTTCTACGATGCGCGTCAGGACGTGGCACGGAGAACGTCGCGATCAGCGCAGCCGATCAGCCTCCAGGTGTCGTGGAAGACGGTGATGCAGCGAGTTGGCGAGTATCTCGATGCGCGCAGATCGAGCGCGCCTCTCTTCCTGTACGTGAATCTCGTCGACACGCACTTTCCGTACTGGCACTCCGAGCTCGACGACATCGTCGGCGTGCGCTCGTTCTCCCGGAGTGAGATTCGCCCGGAGAATCGCGATCGCGTGCTGCATGCCTACGAGAATGCGGCCGCGAATGTCGACCGCGCGATCGGCGAGCTGCTCTCGCGTGCGGACCGCGCGCTCGGGGTGAGCACGATCGTCGTGGTGACGGGCGACCACGGCCAGTCGTTCTACGAGAACCGCACGCTCGGCCACGGCCAGGCGCTCGATGACGCGCAGACACGCGTACCTCTGGTGGTGCGAGGCGCCGGGCCGGAGGTGCCGCCGCTGCTCGCGCTCAGCGATCTGCGCGGGGCGATCGGCGCCTGGGTCGACGGCGCGGCGCCCCGAGCTAGCGAAGGGCCGGTGCTGCAGTGGGTCGGGGAGGTGAGCCGCGCGCGTCGAATCGGGCTCAGGACTCCCGCACGCGCGACGAGCGTCGATCTCCACGCCCCGCCCGGAACGGATGCAGCGCGCGAGGCGATACGCGCGTGGGAGATGGCGCGCTACCTCGAGGCCGAAAAGTGAAACGGCGCTGACTCACTTGCGCGAGTCAGCGCCGCTCAAAGAGATCCCACCGTCTAGCTACTCTCCCACCGGGAAGCCCGGCAGTACCATCGCCGAAGCAGGGCTTAACTTCCGTGTTCGGAATGGGAACGGGTGTGGCCCCTGCTCTATGGACGGTGGGAAATATCAAATCGATCTTCGATCAACCGAATAGATTTCTGGGTCCGCACAAAGAGGTCACAGTGCGGGCATTGCACGAGGCGAGTGGTCAAGCCTCACGGGCGATTAGTACCGGTCAGCTTCACGCATTACTGCGCTTCCACCTCCGGCCTATTGCGTCGTGGTCTTCGACGGCCCTTTAGGGGACTTGCGTCCCGGGAGACCTCATCTTGGAGTGAGTTTCCCACTTAGATGCTTTCAGCGGTTATCTCATCCGAACATGGCTACCCGGCGGTGCTCCTGGCGGAACAACCGGTACACCAGCGGTTCGTCCATCCCGGTCCTCTCGTACTAGGGACAGCGCTCCTCAAGTCTCCTGCGCCCACGGCGGATAGAGACCGAACTGTCTCGCGACGTTCTAAACCCAGCTCGCGTGCCGCTTTAATTGGCGAACAGCCAAACCCTTGGGACCTGCTTCAGCCCCAGGATGCGACGAGCCGACATCGAGGTGCCAAACCTCCCCGTCTATGTGAACTATTGGGGGAGATCAGCCTGTTATCCCCGGCGTACCTTTTATCCGATGAGCGATGGCCCTTCCATTCAGAACCACCGGATCACTAAGACCTGGTTTCCCACCTGCTCGACTTGTTTGTCTCGCAGTCAAGCTCCCTTATGCCTTTGCACTCTACGGCTGGTTTCCAATCAGCCTGAGGGAACCTTCGCGCGCCTCCGTTACTTTTTGGGAGGCGACCGCCCCAGTCAAACTACCCACCACGCAGTGTCTCCGGCCCGGATGACGGGCCTAGGTTAGATCGGCAGCACAATAAGGGTGGTATTTCAACGTTGGCTCCACCGAAACTAGCGTCCCGGCTTCAAAGCCTCCCACCTATCCTACACATACTGAACCGACGATCACTGCGAAGTTGTAGTTAAGGTGCACGGGGTCTTTTCGTCCTGCCGCGGGTCGCCGGCATCTTCACCGGCAATTCAGTTTCGCTGAGTCTCTGGTCGAGACAGTGGGGAAGTCGTTACGCCATTCGTGCAGGTCGGAACTTACCCGACAAGGAATTTCGCTACCTTAGGACCGTTATAGTTACGGCCGCCGTTTACTGGGGCTTCGGTTCATCGCTTCGCCTTGCGGCTGACAAGTCCCCTTAACCTTCCAGCACCGGGCAGGCGTCAGACCCTATACGTCGTCTCTCGACTTCGCAGAGTCCTGTGTTTTTAGTAAACAGTCGCTACCCCCTGCTCTCTGCAGCCTGAATTCGCTCGAGGAGTGAATCCCTTCACGAACTCAGGCACACCTTATCCCGAAGTTACGGTGTCAATTTGCCGAGTTCCTTGACCAGAGTTCTCCCAAGCGCCTTGGCATTCTCTGCCCGCCCACCTGAGTCGGTTTACGGTACGGTCACCAGACATCCTCCCTACGAGGCTTTTCTCGGGAGCATGGGGTCATCGACTTGGCGAACCGAAGTTCGTTCAGTCTCACCTCTCGGCGTTAACGGCAACGCGGATTTTCCTACGTTGCCCGCCTACCGGCTTTCACCACCATCCAGTAGGTGGCTCGACTACCCTTCTCCGTCCCCCTTCGGTCGAACGGATATCTAGTGGTACGGGAATATTAACCCGTTTCCCATCGCCTACGGCTTTCGCCCTGAGCTTAGGGACCGACTGACCCTGGGAAGATTAGCTTGACCCAGGAACCCTTGGGCTTACGGCGAACAGGTTTCCCACCTGTTTTATCGCTACTCGTGTCCGCATAGGCACTTCCAAGGCCTCCACCAGTTCTCTCGATCTGGCTTCACAGGCAATTGGAACGCTCCCCTACCGATCTACGAAGCCGAGGCTTCATAGATCCCGCAGTTTCGGTGTCGCGCTTGAGCCCCGTTACATTTTCGGCGCGGGTTCACTAGACCAGTAAGCTATTACGCACTTTTTAAAGGATGGCTGCTTCTAAGCCAACCTCCTGGTTGTTTAAGCGCTCCCACTTCCTTTCCCACTTAGCGCGAACTTAGGGACCTTAACCGGCGGTCTGGGTTGTTTCCCTCTCGACTACGAACCTTAGCGCTCGCAGTCTGACTCCCGTGCTGCACTCATCGGCATTCGGAGTTTGGTTGGGTTCGGTAACCTGGTGGGGCCCCTAGCCCATCCAGTGCTCTACCTCCGATGGTGATCGCACGAGGCTATACCTCAATATATTTCGGGGAGAACCAGCTATCTCCAAGTTTGATTGGCCTTTCACCCCTACCCACAGCTCATCCGGGTAGTTTTCAACCTACTACGGTTCGGTCCTCCACTCGGTTTTACCCGAGCTTCAACCTGGCCATGGGTAG belongs to Deltaproteobacteria bacterium and includes:
- a CDS encoding sulfatase-like hydrolase/transferase; protein product: MAWFSGQHDEVAGEEARLGIERASHFYDARQDVARRTSRSAQPISLQVSWKTVMQRVGEYLDARRSSAPLFLYVNLVDTHFPYWHSELDDIVGVRSFSRSEIRPENRDRVLHAYENAAANVDRAIGELLSRADRALGVSTIVVVTGDHGQSFYENRTLGHGQALDDAQTRVPLVVRGAGPEVPPLLALSDLRGAIGAWVDGAAPRASEGPVLQWVGEVSRARRIGLRTPARATSVDLHAPPGTDAAREAIRAWEMARYLEAEK